Proteins from one Embleya scabrispora genomic window:
- a CDS encoding response regulator, with the protein MSDAETLRVLVAEDQAAVRAGLVLILDAAPGIEVVGEAADGEDAVALARTLRPDVVLMDVRMPRLDGISATRELTAAGLDVLVLTTFDLDEYVFGALRAGAAGFLLKTADAARLVEAVRLVARGDGFVAPEVTRRLIHAFASPPSTRPTDGPEVPAEALASLTPRESDVLACLGRGMSNQRIAAHLDMAEATAKTHVSRILTKLGLNSRVQAAILAQQRGIAE; encoded by the coding sequence GTGAGCGACGCCGAGACGCTGCGGGTGCTGGTCGCGGAGGATCAGGCGGCGGTCCGGGCGGGGCTGGTCCTGATCCTGGACGCGGCGCCGGGCATCGAGGTGGTCGGCGAGGCCGCCGACGGCGAGGACGCGGTGGCGCTGGCCCGGACGTTGCGCCCGGACGTGGTGCTGATGGACGTACGGATGCCGCGCCTCGACGGGATCAGCGCCACCCGGGAGTTGACCGCGGCGGGCTTGGACGTGCTCGTGCTGACCACGTTCGACCTGGACGAGTACGTATTCGGCGCACTGCGCGCGGGCGCCGCCGGGTTCCTGCTCAAAACGGCCGACGCCGCCCGCCTGGTCGAGGCGGTCCGCCTGGTCGCGCGCGGCGACGGCTTCGTCGCGCCGGAGGTCACCCGTCGGCTGATCCACGCGTTCGCGAGCCCGCCCTCGACCCGGCCGACGGACGGCCCGGAAGTCCCCGCCGAGGCCCTGGCCTCCCTCACCCCGCGCGAAAGCGACGTCCTGGCCTGCCTGGGCCGAGGCATGTCGAACCAACGCATCGCCGCACACCTGGACATGGCCGAGGCCACCGCGAAGACCCACGTGAGCCGCATCCTCACCAAACTCGGCCTCAACAGCCGAGTCCAAGCCGCCATCCTGGCCCAACAGCGCGGAATCGCCGAGTAG
- the lanL gene encoding class IV lanthionine synthetase LanL: MATTTRGNRAERTGGHDAPGTNLVDRVRAALDRDAVGAREQGTGRAAADAWDVRSDDFWCTVRPPGHAARAQGWKIHVSARTGDASHVLGRVCDVLLPRRVAFRFAGDLERLRMLNSLEADRASAGKFITVYPDDDEQFMELVDALDEVTRELTGPGILSDRPCRPGSVVHYRYGGFGRRAVLGNDGGYRAVPTDPGGSAVDDAREAWFTPPSWAPDPLVQRARSAPVVASAPVPRRAEVLIGGRFAVTSALRHSAKGGVFLGKDTTDDADVVVKQARAHIEVDRSGRDACAALRHEAVLMRRLEHTGVTPRPIALLEEAETIFLAQERVPGEPLRAWVVRHAADPDVPWALARPLVEDLVGLVRTVHGEGLVIRDLSPTNVLVGPDGALRLVDLESAAEIGAPAGAAGTPGYRAPEQRPGVDGSHRAHPSADLYSLGGLFFLLATGADPALPEDVGTTRDTVERLGAWLELAARHGATARRLAPAIRGLWHGDPAQRWSAERVSSFVAGLGGGVGADAVHNVRSGSGDGPSGGARSGPTDGTSGEPHDGASPQPSDGTPPGAGGVPRCGGGLAGGGAEGRTGCAARQDVPDGPRPHPDTEGDKVPPHPQPPEDDVLLRDGLAHLVATMTPGRENRLWPMTAGAAAMDPCSVQYGAAGVLGVLARAAHTTTLEPRLRYTLHRAVEDGARWLRDRAAAEPVVLPGLHFGRSGTAWALHDAAALLGDAELAAGAADLALRVPIAWPNPDVCHGAAGAGLLQVRMWRATGDERFRQRLVACADTLLGAARQAGGLTLWPVPKDFDSRLAGAAHLGFAHGVAGVGTFLLEAALATGREGYLDGARAAAHSLARSVRVDGDGAWWPQGPGDPAGVRPAYWCSGSAGVGTFLIRLWRADHDPLHRDLAERAGAAVHRARWHSGTTACHGLAGNGEFLLDLAEASGEPIHRARAAELADQLRVRTAIVDGLRVPADETATGVSASYGTGTAGVLGFLLRLGHGGARLWLDGEEA, from the coding sequence ATGGCGACGACGACTCGTGGGAACCGGGCGGAGCGCACCGGCGGTCACGACGCGCCGGGTACGAACCTGGTCGACCGCGTCCGTGCGGCGCTCGATCGCGATGCGGTCGGTGCCCGGGAACAGGGAACCGGCCGGGCCGCGGCCGATGCGTGGGACGTGCGCTCCGACGACTTCTGGTGCACCGTACGGCCGCCGGGCCACGCGGCTCGCGCACAGGGCTGGAAGATCCATGTCAGCGCGCGGACCGGGGACGCCTCGCACGTGCTCGGCCGGGTGTGCGACGTGTTGTTGCCGCGCCGGGTGGCGTTCAGGTTCGCCGGTGACCTGGAGCGGCTGCGGATGCTCAACTCCCTTGAGGCGGACCGGGCTTCGGCGGGCAAGTTCATCACCGTCTATCCCGACGACGACGAGCAGTTCATGGAACTGGTGGACGCGCTCGACGAGGTCACCCGCGAGCTGACCGGCCCGGGCATCCTCTCCGACCGGCCGTGCCGACCCGGCAGCGTGGTGCACTACCGCTACGGCGGGTTCGGCCGTCGGGCGGTGCTCGGCAACGACGGCGGCTATCGCGCGGTGCCGACCGATCCCGGCGGGTCGGCCGTGGACGACGCCCGGGAGGCGTGGTTCACTCCGCCGTCGTGGGCGCCCGATCCGCTGGTACAGCGCGCCCGTTCGGCGCCGGTCGTCGCGTCCGCGCCGGTGCCCCGGCGGGCCGAGGTGCTGATCGGCGGTCGATTCGCGGTCACCTCGGCGCTGCGGCACTCCGCCAAGGGCGGCGTGTTCCTGGGCAAGGACACCACCGACGACGCCGACGTCGTGGTCAAGCAGGCCCGCGCGCACATCGAGGTGGACCGCTCCGGGCGGGACGCGTGCGCGGCGTTGCGGCACGAGGCGGTGCTGATGCGGCGGCTCGAGCACACCGGCGTGACCCCTCGGCCCATCGCGCTGCTCGAAGAGGCCGAGACGATCTTCCTGGCCCAGGAGCGGGTGCCGGGCGAACCGTTACGTGCCTGGGTGGTTCGGCATGCCGCGGATCCGGACGTACCGTGGGCGCTCGCTCGGCCCCTCGTCGAGGACCTGGTCGGGCTGGTCCGGACCGTGCATGGCGAGGGTCTGGTGATTCGTGACCTGTCGCCGACGAATGTGCTGGTCGGGCCGGACGGCGCACTGCGGCTGGTGGATCTGGAGTCGGCCGCCGAGATCGGCGCACCGGCCGGCGCTGCGGGTACGCCCGGCTATCGGGCGCCGGAGCAGCGGCCGGGCGTCGACGGCAGTCATCGCGCGCATCCCTCGGCCGACCTGTACAGCCTCGGCGGCCTGTTCTTCCTGCTCGCCACCGGCGCCGACCCGGCCCTGCCCGAGGACGTGGGCACCACCCGCGACACGGTGGAACGCCTGGGCGCGTGGCTGGAGTTGGCTGCCCGACACGGCGCAACCGCACGGCGCCTGGCCCCGGCGATCCGCGGCCTGTGGCACGGGGACCCGGCGCAACGCTGGTCGGCGGAGCGGGTGTCGTCCTTCGTGGCGGGACTCGGGGGCGGGGTTGGGGCGGACGCGGTCCACAATGTGCGCTCGGGCTCGGGCGACGGGCCGAGCGGCGGCGCGAGGAGCGGGCCGACCGACGGCACGAGTGGCGAGCCGCACGACGGGGCGAGCCCCCAACCGAGCGACGGGACGCCGCCCGGCGCGGGTGGCGTCCCTCGTTGTGGGGGCGGCCTCGCCGGCGGCGGCGCCGAGGGGCGTACCGGATGTGCCGCTCGGCAGGATGTGCCGGATGGGCCTCGGCCGCATCCGGATACCGAGGGTGACAAGGTGCCGCCGCATCCGCAGCCGCCCGAGGACGATGTGCTGCTTCGGGACGGGCTCGCGCACCTGGTGGCCACGATGACGCCCGGGCGGGAAAATCGGCTGTGGCCGATGACGGCCGGCGCGGCGGCGATGGATCCGTGCAGCGTGCAGTACGGCGCGGCCGGCGTGCTCGGCGTACTGGCCCGGGCCGCGCACACCACCACGCTCGAACCTCGCCTGCGCTACACCCTGCACCGCGCGGTCGAGGACGGCGCCCGCTGGCTGCGCGATCGGGCGGCGGCCGAGCCGGTGGTATTACCCGGGCTGCACTTCGGGCGTTCCGGCACCGCCTGGGCGCTCCACGACGCGGCGGCGCTGCTCGGCGACGCCGAACTGGCCGCCGGTGCCGCCGACCTCGCCCTGCGCGTACCGATCGCCTGGCCCAACCCGGACGTGTGCCACGGCGCCGCCGGGGCCGGTCTGCTCCAGGTCCGGATGTGGCGGGCCACCGGCGACGAACGTTTCCGGCAGCGCCTCGTCGCGTGTGCCGACACGCTGCTCGGCGCCGCCCGGCAGGCCGGCGGCCTGACGCTGTGGCCCGTGCCGAAGGACTTCGACTCGCGCCTCGCCGGCGCCGCGCACCTGGGTTTCGCGCACGGCGTCGCCGGGGTGGGTACGTTCCTCCTCGAAGCGGCCCTGGCCACCGGCCGCGAGGGCTACCTCGACGGCGCCCGGGCGGCGGCGCACAGCCTCGCCCGCAGCGTGCGCGTCGACGGCGACGGCGCGTGGTGGCCGCAGGGGCCGGGCGATCCGGCCGGGGTGCGGCCGGCGTACTGGTGCAGCGGCTCGGCCGGCGTCGGTACGTTCCTGATCCGGCTGTGGCGGGCCGACCACGATCCGCTGCACCGCGACCTGGCCGAGCGGGCCGGCGCTGCCGTACATCGCGCCCGGTGGCATTCGGGCACCACCGCGTGCCACGGCCTCGCGGGCAACGGGGAGTTCCTGCTCGACCTGGCCGAGGCGTCGGGCGAGCCGATCCATCGGGCGCGGGCCGCCGAGCTCGCCGATCAGCTGCGCGTCCGGACCGCGATCGTCGACGGCCTGCGGGTGCCGGCCGACGAGACCGCCACGGGTGTGTCCGCCTCGTACGGCACCGGCACCGCCGGTGTCCTCGGCTTCCTGCTCCGGCTCGGCCACGGCGGAGCGCGGTTGTGGTTGGACGGTGAGGAAGCGTGA
- a CDS encoding ATP-binding cassette domain-containing protein, which yields MLDGIDLTVPAGACVALVGASGSGKSTLAALAGRLREPDEGEVLLDGLPVTRLARGELRRGVAYAFPRPVLMGADLAEALSYGRPGADPEAVTGAARTAHADDFVRRLPAGYATRTDGLKLSDGEVQRLGLARALIQDARVLVLDDATGGLDTVTEHHIHEAFRTGLADRTRIVVAHHATAAADADFVAWLESGRIKALGPHTELWSDPAYRAVFAREERT from the coding sequence GTGCTCGACGGGATCGACCTGACGGTGCCGGCGGGGGCGTGTGTGGCCCTGGTGGGGGCGTCCGGGTCGGGCAAGTCGACACTGGCGGCGTTGGCGGGGCGGCTGCGCGAACCGGACGAGGGCGAGGTGCTGCTCGACGGCCTGCCGGTGACCCGGTTGGCGCGCGGCGAGTTGCGGCGGGGCGTCGCGTACGCGTTTCCGCGCCCGGTCCTGATGGGGGCCGATCTGGCGGAGGCGCTGTCGTACGGACGGCCCGGGGCGGATCCGGAGGCGGTGACCGGGGCGGCCCGGACGGCCCACGCGGACGACTTCGTCCGCCGACTGCCGGCCGGCTACGCGACCCGGACCGACGGCCTGAAGCTGTCCGACGGCGAGGTGCAACGACTCGGCCTGGCACGTGCGTTGATCCAGGACGCACGGGTCCTGGTGCTGGACGACGCGACCGGCGGCCTGGACACGGTCACCGAACACCACATCCACGAGGCCTTCCGCACGGGTCTGGCCGACCGCACCCGAATCGTCGTCGCCCACCACGCCACGGCAGCGGCCGACGCCGACTTCGTGGCCTGGCTCGAAAGCGGCCGCATCAAGGCCCTCGGCCCCCACACGGAGCTGTGGAGCGACCCGGCATACCGCGCGGTATTCGCCAGGGAGGAGCGGACGTGA
- a CDS encoding VenA family class IV lanthipeptide: MEHVETDLAALQQLPETESVELGGHGGNGCQVTCLLIT, translated from the coding sequence ATGGAGCACGTCGAGACCGACCTCGCCGCGCTGCAGCAGCTTCCCGAGACCGAGTCGGTCGAACTGGGCGGGCACGGCGGCAACGGGTGTCAGGTCACCTGCCTGCTGATCACCTGA
- a CDS encoding SDR family NAD(P)-dependent oxidoreductase: MLDLTGASAIVTGGASGLGEATARRLAAGGTSVVIADRNEERGRAVAAEIGGIFVAADVTQEEQVQAAVDAAVAVAPLRALVSCAGTGMGARTVARDGTPHALAAFEFIVRLNLIGTFNAVRLAAAAMASVEPQADGERGAIVCTASVAAFDGQIGQAAYGASKAGVVGLTLPVARDLSAIGVRVNTIAPGTMDTALFAAAPQAVKDTLGAQVLFPKRMGVPDEFASLAYELLTNSYLNAEVIRLDGGIRFQPK, from the coding sequence ATGCTGGATCTCACCGGCGCGTCCGCGATCGTCACCGGCGGGGCCTCCGGACTCGGCGAGGCCACCGCCCGCCGGCTCGCGGCCGGCGGCACCTCCGTGGTGATCGCGGACAGGAACGAGGAACGCGGCAGGGCGGTCGCCGCGGAGATCGGCGGGATCTTCGTCGCCGCCGACGTCACGCAGGAGGAGCAGGTACAGGCCGCGGTGGACGCGGCGGTCGCCGTCGCGCCGCTGCGCGCCCTGGTGTCCTGCGCGGGCACCGGCATGGGCGCGCGCACCGTGGCCCGGGACGGCACCCCGCACGCCCTGGCCGCGTTCGAGTTCATCGTCCGGCTGAACCTGATCGGCACGTTCAACGCCGTCCGCCTGGCCGCGGCCGCGATGGCCTCGGTCGAACCGCAGGCCGACGGCGAGCGGGGCGCGATCGTGTGTACCGCCTCGGTGGCCGCGTTCGACGGGCAGATCGGCCAGGCCGCGTACGGCGCCTCCAAGGCCGGCGTGGTCGGTCTGACCCTGCCGGTGGCGCGCGATCTGTCCGCGATCGGCGTACGGGTCAACACCATCGCGCCGGGCACGATGGACACCGCGCTGTTCGCCGCCGCGCCGCAGGCGGTCAAGGACACCCTGGGCGCGCAGGTGCTCTTCCCCAAGCGCATGGGCGTGCCCGACGAGTTCGCCTCGCTCGCGTACGAACTGCTTACGAACAGCTACCTCAACGCCGAGGTGATCCGGCTCGACGGCGGGATTCGCTTTCAGCCGAAATAG
- a CDS encoding PASTA domain-containing protein, translating to MLHCLLCGTPYLETDAYCPGEQCGTDLHGQRMGDPACAVQAWCEPRRITAAPGETVMVTLTLRNTGSVSDVYDPELPRDAARRIGLDRPGPPELQPGEVRTWTIVYTVPPDVADQLAPNGMFGLGEVGADGGGSAFEEDSRVVEENDVPVRVVSARDMRVAACAPFSVRVVAACAGAGAWGAAGAAAGASVDREHRNGNRRTKVVAAVFATVAAIVVAVVVGMAMADSDDASPAAKTSPTTSVPESTGPTPTAGPTTEAPVTGTPDASESAAPSTSAPTRLTVPNVVGMSEAQGVALLREKGFRGSVRGSGGTIVSTDPAAGTKVDRERAEIVVVMSGARTTPPPTGSAPISSPTATAPATATVPPLIGASSSEAESRLRGAGLVADIVRVPTADTPEDTVVDCAPGEGSRVRRGSTVTVKVATAPSTGSPAPR from the coding sequence ATGCTGCACTGTCTGCTGTGCGGTACGCCCTATCTTGAGACGGACGCGTACTGCCCGGGCGAACAATGCGGCACCGACCTGCACGGTCAGCGGATGGGCGATCCGGCCTGCGCGGTACAGGCGTGGTGCGAGCCCCGTCGGATCACCGCGGCTCCCGGCGAGACGGTGATGGTGACGCTGACCCTGCGCAACACGGGCAGCGTGTCGGACGTCTACGACCCGGAACTGCCCCGCGACGCCGCCCGGCGGATCGGCCTCGATCGCCCCGGGCCGCCCGAGTTGCAGCCGGGCGAGGTCCGGACCTGGACGATCGTGTACACGGTGCCCCCGGACGTGGCGGACCAGCTCGCGCCGAACGGGATGTTCGGCCTCGGCGAGGTCGGCGCGGACGGCGGCGGCAGCGCGTTCGAGGAGGACTCCCGGGTCGTCGAGGAGAACGACGTGCCGGTGCGGGTGGTCTCCGCCCGGGACATGCGGGTGGCGGCGTGCGCTCCGTTCTCGGTACGGGTGGTCGCCGCCTGCGCCGGCGCGGGGGCGTGGGGCGCGGCGGGGGCGGCCGCGGGCGCGTCGGTCGACCGCGAGCACCGGAACGGGAATCGGCGGACGAAGGTCGTCGCGGCCGTGTTCGCCACGGTGGCCGCGATCGTGGTGGCCGTGGTGGTGGGCATGGCGATGGCGGATTCGGACGACGCCTCGCCGGCGGCCAAGACGAGCCCGACCACGTCCGTGCCGGAGTCGACGGGCCCGACGCCGACCGCCGGGCCGACCACCGAGGCGCCGGTGACCGGCACGCCGGACGCGAGCGAGTCGGCCGCGCCGAGCACGAGCGCGCCCACCAGGCTGACCGTGCCGAACGTGGTGGGGATGAGCGAGGCGCAGGGCGTCGCGCTGCTGCGCGAGAAGGGCTTCCGGGGCAGCGTCCGGGGCAGCGGCGGCACGATCGTGTCCACCGATCCGGCCGCCGGGACGAAGGTGGACCGAGAGCGGGCGGAGATCGTGGTGGTGATGTCGGGGGCCAGGACGACCCCGCCGCCGACCGGCTCCGCGCCGATCTCCTCCCCCACGGCAACCGCGCCGGCGACGGCCACGGTGCCGCCGCTGATCGGCGCGTCGTCGTCCGAGGCCGAGTCCCGGCTGCGCGGGGCCGGCCTGGTGGCGGACATCGTGCGGGTGCCGACCGCCGATACGCCGGAGGACACGGTCGTCGACTGCGCTCCGGGCGAGGGTTCGAGGGTTCGGCGCGGCTCGACGGTGACGGTGAAGGTGGCGACGGCACCGAGCACGGGGTCGCCGGCGCCGCGCTGA
- a CDS encoding sensor histidine kinase produces MSDQTSAWQRPLPLHLPGLAPPIRRDCALGGVVLAGAFVLLFTRSYVVWSVWDPSPWLRLAPLLLLAVAQCHRSSSPRFALALGLVGEGADTVLGPSIGGLIMWSDVLYAVSVYGSSRLAWRLLYGNLAFLVVSTITIWATTRSFRVFVLAVFYIGLVAISPALTGFSVREHREKAEVERLRSAQTARLAELDHQAAVIAERARMARELHDVIANHLSAVAVQSTAALSVKSLDEARLRETLEVIRESSVQGLTEMRRMIGLLRSENTPEEPVSVPRLAETDRLVEHVRRAGLVVDIEIVGVVRELPTPVDLAAYRVVQETLTNALKHATPQRLRLVFAYRADDVVITGENGIDPEHVTGLPGARAGLVGMSERVSLLGGLFEAGPRDGRWHLRAELPCGDDVVLDAGIDNAPTGPKGGTG; encoded by the coding sequence GTGAGCGATCAGACCTCCGCGTGGCAGCGCCCCCTGCCCCTGCACCTGCCCGGCCTGGCGCCGCCGATCCGCCGCGACTGTGCGCTCGGCGGCGTGGTGCTCGCGGGCGCGTTCGTCCTGCTCTTCACCCGTTCGTATGTAGTCTGGAGCGTGTGGGACCCGAGTCCGTGGCTGCGGCTGGCGCCGCTGCTGCTGCTCGCCGTCGCCCAGTGCCACCGCAGTTCGTCGCCGCGCTTCGCGCTCGCCCTCGGGCTTGTCGGCGAGGGGGCGGACACCGTGCTCGGGCCCTCGATCGGCGGCCTGATCATGTGGTCCGACGTGCTGTACGCGGTCAGCGTGTACGGCAGTTCGCGGCTGGCCTGGCGGTTGTTGTACGGCAACCTGGCGTTCCTGGTGGTGAGCACGATCACGATCTGGGCGACGACCCGCAGCTTCCGGGTCTTCGTCCTCGCCGTCTTCTACATCGGCCTGGTCGCCATCTCCCCCGCGCTCACCGGGTTCTCGGTGCGCGAGCACCGGGAGAAGGCCGAGGTGGAGCGGCTGCGCTCCGCCCAGACGGCGCGGCTGGCCGAACTCGACCACCAGGCCGCCGTGATCGCCGAACGTGCCCGGATGGCCCGCGAACTGCACGACGTGATCGCCAATCACCTGAGCGCGGTCGCGGTCCAGTCCACCGCCGCGCTGTCCGTGAAGAGCCTGGACGAGGCGCGGCTGCGCGAGACCCTGGAGGTGATCCGGGAGAGCAGCGTGCAGGGGCTCACCGAGATGCGCCGGATGATCGGTCTGTTGCGCTCGGAGAACACCCCCGAGGAGCCGGTGTCGGTGCCTCGCCTGGCCGAGACCGATCGACTGGTCGAACACGTGCGCCGGGCCGGACTGGTGGTGGACATCGAGATCGTCGGCGTGGTGCGCGAGTTGCCCACCCCGGTCGACCTCGCGGCCTATCGGGTGGTCCAGGAGACGCTGACCAACGCCCTCAAGCACGCCACGCCGCAGCGGTTGCGCCTGGTCTTCGCCTATCGCGCCGATGATGTGGTGATCACCGGCGAGAACGGGATCGACCCCGAACACGTCACCGGGCTGCCCGGCGCGCGGGCCGGTCTGGTCGGCATGTCGGAGCGGGTGTCGTTGCTCGGCGGCCTGTTCGAGGCGGGCCCGCGCGACGGCCGGTGGCATCTGCGGGCCGAACTGCCGTGCGGTGACGACGTGGTGCTCGATGCCGGAATCGACAACGCCCCGACGGGGCCGAAGGGTGGGACCGGGTGA
- a CDS encoding ABC transporter transmembrane domain-containing protein, with translation MVDVPIAAQALPAGAPRPTPTDHTGTGIRGALRAAPGATVTLALAVPAGSIAALLLPAAVAGSVDAVVRGDSASGPTVRLIAVLVLGLLAALLAEIAGSGLTAELTARLRRRLAVHVIDLGTGSRNPLPAGDVTSRLVGAASDAAGLVPSLLGSLGALVTSLGGIVALALIDPWLAVGFLGGVLPGLLVVRVLMARATDPFTRYQALQGALAGRLTDALAGARTIRACGTRDREIARILAPLPDLSTAGRGMWQAQRSAAVRVLLLAPLVELAVLATAGWLLAEGRILPGQLVAAVGYAALGLGFLEQMEALVGVAHARAGRVRAAELLAIEPAGYGTARTLPPGAANWSSGACGCGCRRGKPARVRVGRCSTGST, from the coding sequence GTGGTCGACGTCCCGATAGCCGCGCAGGCGCTCCCGGCGGGCGCGCCGCGGCCGACGCCGACGGATCACACCGGCACCGGGATACGCGGGGCGCTGCGGGCGGCGCCCGGGGCGACGGTGACCCTCGCGCTCGCCGTACCCGCCGGATCGATCGCCGCGCTGTTGTTGCCGGCGGCGGTGGCCGGCTCGGTGGACGCGGTGGTGCGCGGCGACTCCGCCTCGGGGCCGACCGTACGGCTGATCGCCGTCCTGGTTCTCGGGCTGCTGGCCGCGTTGCTCGCGGAGATCGCCGGTTCGGGGCTGACCGCCGAACTCACCGCGCGCCTGCGCCGCCGGCTCGCCGTGCACGTCATCGACCTGGGCACCGGGTCGCGGAATCCTTTGCCCGCCGGTGACGTCACCTCGCGGCTGGTCGGCGCCGCATCCGACGCGGCCGGGCTCGTCCCGTCGCTGCTCGGCTCGCTCGGCGCACTGGTCACCTCGCTCGGCGGCATCGTCGCGCTGGCCCTGATCGATCCGTGGCTCGCGGTCGGCTTCCTCGGCGGGGTGCTGCCGGGGCTGCTCGTGGTGCGGGTCTTGATGGCACGTGCGACCGATCCGTTCACCCGCTATCAGGCGCTACAGGGCGCGTTGGCCGGTCGGTTGACCGATGCGCTCGCGGGGGCGCGGACGATCCGCGCGTGCGGCACGCGCGATCGGGAGATCGCCCGGATCCTGGCCCCGCTGCCGGACCTCTCGACCGCCGGACGCGGCATGTGGCAAGCCCAACGCAGCGCCGCCGTCCGAGTGTTGCTGCTCGCGCCGCTGGTCGAACTGGCGGTGCTCGCGACGGCGGGTTGGTTGCTCGCCGAGGGGCGGATCCTCCCGGGGCAGTTGGTCGCGGCGGTCGGATACGCGGCGCTCGGTCTGGGATTCCTGGAGCAGATGGAGGCGCTGGTCGGGGTGGCGCATGCCCGCGCGGGGCGGGTACGGGCGGCCGAGTTGCTGGCGATCGAGCCCGCCGGGTACGGCACCGCACGCACTCTGCCGCCGGGGGCGGCGAACTGGTCTTCCGGGGCGTGCGGGTGCGGGTGCCGGAGGGGGAAGCCGGCTCGGGTGAGGGTCGGGCGGTGCTCGACGGGATCGACCTGA
- a CDS encoding alpha/beta hydrolase family protein: MVTTRPLRRIGWSFAADGGHAACLATPGDGTWRVESWSLRPGRASGAIPVGTGTPERLHTQLLALPDGRVLACRHEPGRHELALLEADDAGSERHVTTVRLPGLRLLPYPGTDALALALGADTTPSTTVWLVREDGRLDPVAELSGLYSGGVWLDPNGGRLALDEVRGGRIKTVALDLATATVRPFLELTDESNDRLLLADPVGGLLVIASDAPGSDRLGWIRLPADRTQAPGRVRFPEVVHVPDAQVRPIAIAPDGRRVAVQLDRGAISRLAVWTPEEGELVEAPTPDGCLGAVGRWTEQGLRIPFSAPDRPSCLARLDPSRPGSWRQDGEPGPFVGFDDADRPQWRPAHLELLVGGTGPVESIVYGGSDWRCAEHVLLALHGGPAAAWRFEFDPLLQRLAAAGIAVVAPNQRGSTGYGARFAREPHGAWGGPDLADITAIGRTLAAERAAFGRAPAALFGVGYGGYLALLAASLAPGAWSRCLAVAPFLSGPRLIAEASLPIRALMTRLGGDTEYVDDQGPRDVLAVCARIAVPLLFVHGDRDDTIPVGQSRALRHTLLAHGRVEGADFRYLELPGLGHEALAGDGAPDLHAHLADFVQTGRL; encoded by the coding sequence ATGGTGACGACTCGACCACTGCGCCGGATCGGTTGGTCGTTCGCGGCCGACGGCGGGCACGCCGCGTGCCTGGCCACGCCGGGCGACGGCACGTGGCGGGTCGAGTCGTGGTCGTTGCGGCCGGGGCGGGCCAGTGGCGCGATCCCGGTCGGCACCGGCACACCCGAGCGGCTGCACACCCAGTTGCTCGCCCTTCCCGACGGTCGGGTGCTGGCCTGCCGACACGAGCCCGGGCGGCACGAGTTGGCCCTGCTCGAAGCCGACGACGCGGGCAGCGAACGGCACGTGACCACGGTGCGGCTGCCGGGCCTGCGGCTGCTCCCCTATCCCGGTACGGACGCGCTCGCCCTCGCCCTCGGAGCGGACACGACCCCGTCGACGACGGTGTGGCTGGTGCGCGAGGACGGGCGGTTGGACCCCGTCGCCGAGCTGTCGGGGCTGTACAGCGGCGGAGTCTGGCTCGACCCGAACGGCGGCCGGCTCGCCCTGGACGAGGTGCGCGGTGGCCGGATCAAAACCGTCGCGCTCGACCTGGCAACGGCGACCGTGCGCCCGTTCCTGGAGCTGACCGACGAGAGCAACGACCGGCTCCTGCTCGCCGATCCGGTCGGCGGCCTGCTGGTGATCGCGAGCGACGCGCCGGGCTCGGACCGGCTCGGCTGGATCCGGCTGCCCGCCGATCGCACGCAGGCACCGGGCCGGGTGCGTTTTCCCGAGGTCGTACACGTGCCCGACGCGCAGGTACGCCCGATCGCGATCGCGCCGGACGGCCGCCGGGTGGCGGTCCAGCTGGACCGGGGGGCGATCTCGCGGCTGGCCGTGTGGACCCCGGAGGAGGGCGAGCTGGTCGAGGCGCCCACGCCGGACGGGTGTCTGGGCGCGGTCGGCCGGTGGACCGAACAGGGGTTGCGGATCCCGTTCTCCGCCCCGGATCGGCCCAGTTGCCTGGCCCGGCTCGACCCGTCCCGGCCGGGGTCGTGGCGCCAGGACGGCGAACCTGGCCCGTTCGTCGGGTTCGACGACGCGGACCGGCCCCAGTGGCGCCCGGCCCATCTGGAGCTGCTGGTCGGCGGGACCGGTCCGGTCGAGTCGATCGTCTACGGCGGCTCCGACTGGCGGTGCGCCGAGCACGTCCTGCTCGCCCTGCACGGCGGCCCGGCGGCGGCGTGGCGGTTCGAATTCGATCCGCTGCTGCAACGGCTCGCGGCGGCGGGCATCGCGGTGGTGGCGCCGAACCAGCGCGGCAGTACCGGATACGGTGCCCGCTTCGCCCGCGAGCCGCACGGCGCGTGGGGCGGCCCGGACTTGGCCGACATCACCGCGATCGGCCGCACCCTGGCCGCCGAGCGGGCCGCCTTCGGCCGCGCGCCGGCCGCCCTGTTCGGGGTCGGCTACGGGGGCTACCTCGCGCTGCTCGCCGCGTCGCTCGCGCCGGGTGCGTGGTCGCGCTGCCTCGCGGTCGCGCCGTTCCTGTCCGGGCCGAGGCTGATCGCCGAGGCGTCGCTGCCGATCCGCGCGCTGATGACCCGGCTCGGCGGCGACACCGAATACGTCGACGACCAGGGGCCGCGCGACGTGCTCGCGGTGTGCGCACGCATCGCCGTACCGCTGCTGTTCGTGCACGGCGACCGGGACGACACGATCCCGGTCGGCCAGTCCAGGGCGCTGCGCCACACGCTGCTCGCGCACGGCCGGGTCGAGGGCGCCGACTTTCGCTATCTGGAGCTTCCCGGTCTCGGCCACGAGGCCCTGGCCGGGGACGGGGCACCCGATCTCCACGCCCACCTCGCCGATTTCGTACAAACCGGCCGGTTGTGA